A region of the Litchfieldia alkalitelluris genome:
GAAATTACTATAAGGTTCTTATATATCAGAAACTATGGGAACCAAGTTAAATGAAGAGTCCACTCTCATTTTTAACAGAGAGTAATGAAAATAGGAGAGTATTATAAATCGTCTAATGTGTAAAGGTAAGATTCATAGAGGTTGGAATAGAGTTTGGAGTAGATGGAAATGAAGGGGAACCAAGTAATTGGTAAAGTAAGTATTGGTAGTGTAGGGATGGAATCTAAATAGAGAGATATTCGGCAAGTGAATATTGAGAGACTAGGTTTGGGTATGGTTTTTATGGGTATTTAAGAATACGGTACTATCCAAGTGCATTCTTTATTCAGGGTTATATGGCCTAACATTAGTCTCATTCTTGTGTTGATAAAAGAAGAAGGGAAGAGAATTTTTCAAAAAAGAACCATATATCTAATAAGGTTCTTTTTTAAAGGATTTAAAGAGCAAAGGCTTTACATTCTTGTGCACAGTGTAAGCAAGTCTGGGCACAGTTTTGTGAGTGTGGGTCAGGAAATTGTGCACAGGTGCTTCCACAAAGTTCACAAACATATGAACAATATTGAGCTAGTGATTTAGATAACTGTGTACCTCTAGCTAAATATTTACTCATTAATGTGCAAATATCTGCACAGTCTCTAAGTAACTGGATTTGTTGTCTTCTCATAAAAGCATCCTCATGATTAACTAACATACTAATCATGTGTTCACAAGTAGCTTCACAGTGTTGAACAGTTTTTAACAGATGCTCATAAGGCACTTGTGAATGAAGATGTGGTGTTGTTCCATAAGTGTGTGACATAGGTATCCTCCTTATTTTTAAATCCATTTATCCTATGCAGAGGTAATTGTCCTAGGAACTAGGCGTTTTCCTAATTATTATTTAAAGTACATTATCTAAATGGACAGTTATCTGTATCAAGTTTAAGTGTTATTACATATGGTATAGAGAATCCAGTTAATGGAGGTGTTTTTATGAGTGGTTCAGTAGCAACAGGTGGATATGGTGCAGGTTTTGCACTAATTGTCGTGTTATTTATCCTATTAATTATTGTAGGAACTGCTTATGTAGGTTACTAATTGATAAGGTAAGTATAAAGGTGCTTCGCAAATGCGAGGCGCTTTTTCTAGGGAAAATATACATAGAAGATTATAATGTAAAAAAATTATGTATAATTGGATTTTTTCCTACAAGAAAGAATATAGTCATATATAATATAAGTAAAAAAAGCAAATGGAGTGAGGCCCAGATGAAACAGGAAAAGAATTTACTTTTCATATGTCAGCATTGTGGATTGCCTCAAAGTGTAACAGAATATATTGTAAATGATTATTTAATTAACCCAAATGTTAAGGGATATTATTGCAGCAACGAGGATTGCTTGCAGATGAATCTACTCAGTGTAACAGATAAAAGGAAATTAATAGAGTTGGTCTGTGGAACAGCTAACTAGTAAGTGAATGGAGTGTATTTTTTGAAATTTCTAGGGGCTGTTTTAGCATTTTTTTTAACGGATTTTTTCTTTCATATTATTGATGCCTATGCGGTTGGGCTGAAAGCGGAAAGTCCGGGTGAACGAATTGGTGCAGTTATTTTTGGAATTCTTTTCTTACTCATCTTAATGGCTTTCTTTAAGCGTATATTTAACCCATCCTTTTTTAATGGTTTTACCGTTGCAACTGGATTATTCTTAAGCTTTGATATTGTGGTGTTTCATTGGATATTCCAACTGCACAGAATTACGAATGGTCCTGAAGCCAATTGGTTAGAGCCTATTCTCGTAGTAGCTGGATCCATCCTTGTATGGCAGGGAGTGAGGCAAGAACAAAAAAGGAATATCGGTTCACTCAATACAAATATTGAGAACTCTTCTTAAAGTCCAAAACTAGGATCTAGGTTCCTAGTTATTTTTTTTGCCAATTTTTAATTAAAATGGGGAATTATAAAATTAACTTGAAAAAAAGGAGAGAATAGGATGGAATTTCAAAGCAGAGAAGAGGTTATAAGAGACTTACAAAAACAAATGCCTTCAATTATGGATGAATTCGATGTTGAAGAAATTGGGGTATATGAGGAAGAGGGGGAAGGCAATCACTATTATATGGGCTATACCGTTAGAAAAAATGGACATGTTTATATGATTAATACCCCTTATGTGAAAAACGACAAAAAAGAACTAACCCAAGCTGAAGAAACATGGACCATTCAAGAGGAAGAAGGAGAATCAAAAGGATATCGCTCTTTAAATGAAGTATTTCAAAAAATAAATGAAAAAACTCTACATTAAAAGTGTCACCACTCGGATTTTGTCGAATTTAAGGATACATTTATAAACAATTTTTTTAATATTAAATGGGGAGGAACTCAAAAGTGAAAAAACAAGAAAAGCAATATTTTACCTCTTCTGTCGTTGATCTAAAGGATGAAGGGGAGTTAGATGTATCAGATAAGCGTGGGATTATCGAATTCTCCGAAGAATTATCAGATGGTGGAGAACGTGTTGAATTTATTGAGGAACAGTTGGAGGAAGAAGAGTGAAGGTGCCTGGTGTCACCTCGCGAAATTTTTGTCTAAGAGGCTCCTTTGTGGGGGAGAAGATGGGATCTAACAAAGGAAATGTACAGGTAAAAGCATATAATTTAAACAACCCTATTAGCACCTGGAATAGTAAAAAAGCTCGGAATTTTACCGAGCTTTTTTACTTATAACATAGCATTCATTCGTTAGATAAGTGATTTCTCATTTATGGTCCCACCCGGCCATCAAAAAACGCAAACCCTCGGATCCCGATGAAGGAATTAGCAGCATGGGCTGATAAAATAAGGGGATAAACTTCCTTTAATTAGGGAATGGGACTGAAAATAGTTAATATAGAGGTAAAAATTCCCGTTATTTACTTGAAAAACATGAAAATAGGATGATTGGCTTTGCTTAAAGGAAAAACTTCCCCTTAATTACACCTAACCAAGTTATATTCTGCAGTATAAAGGGAAATATCCCTTTATTTTAAGTATCTATGATCACTCGATTAATATTAAAACTTCCTATGCTTTACATATACTTTATCAGGAAATTTAGTGAAGTAATTTGACACTGATTAGAAATTATTATGCATCGGACAAACTGGCTAGCAAAAACCTGATAATTTAAGGTTAAATTCCATTAAATCAAGACTTAAAAGTAATGAAAAGGTCAAAATAGCTATGCTACTAGTCTGCTAATTCATTTTTGAGCTTATTGAATTGTTTCTCCCCGTCAACGGCCCCGTTAGTAAAAGCCTGGTATTTATATTTCATTCGGGTTTAAGCAGGAGAATCAACTTCTAAATCAGCGATGCGTTTTTCGTAGTATTGAGCATCTTTGCGTGCATTAAAACGCTCTGCCTTTTCAATGGTAACAGTAATGTTATAGTCCGGAGTTCCCGCAAATTTATCATATCTTCCCTTTGGCAATAGGAAGTTTCCTTCAGGGAAGTGAACACCTAAATTCCCTTTAGCGATATTTGCAAATTTAGCTTTTCCTTGGAAAACCCCATAGCCATTATAAACAACTACACCTTCACCTTCAGCAATACTTAACTTATGAGCATCATCTTTACTAATGAGCACATCATAGCGCTCAGAATTGTTAAATGGATCCTTGTCTTTATAGACCATTGAGTTAAATTGCTTCCCACGACGAGTAGTAAGAACAAATTGGCCTTCTTTTTTGTGTAAGTCTGGAATATCAACAGAAATTAAGTTGCCTTTTCCGTCCGGAGTTGGGCATACTCCATCTTCACATAACCAAGCACCACCCCACTGGAATACATCACCTTGTTTCTTTAAGTGTTGAATTCCCTCATAATCAGTGTTAGTAATGGCAATTTCATCACGAATTTCTTGGCCTGATTTAAAATTAATTAAATGGGCTTTGTCAGGATTAACACGTTTCGCGAGATCGACATAAATTTTCCATTCTGAGCGGGCTTCCTCAATATGGTTTTTGTTTCCATCAAGTTGAGGAGAGAAATAAACCATACGTTCTGTTGATGTCGAGGTACCGCCGCCATCCTGCTCATAACGAGTCTTTGCAGGTAATACGATAACCGCCTCTTTTGCATCAAGTAATGTTGACGTATTTAATATAATATCTTGATGAACACGAATCTCTAGTTCAGATAATGCTTTTTCAATAAAATCCGGGTCTGGCATTGTTTCTAAGAAATTACCTCCAGACATGTAATAGAGCTTAATTTTGCGTTCATGATCCTCAGGAAGGACAATGTTCTCAAGCGTAACTCCAACAATGTCTCCTTGCCATCTATCTATATCAAAACCCCAGATCTTTTCCATCCGTTTAATATTCTTCTCATCAAAGCCACCACCTGGTAAAACAAATGGATCAGCCCCCATTTCCCCAGCACCTTGTACAGAAGAGTGACCACGGAATGGCATTAAACCACTGTTTCTTCGACCTAGATGTCCACGTAGTAATGCTAGATTAGCAACTTGAGAGATATTGTCTGTTGCAAAAGTATGCATTGTTAACCCTAATGCCCAAATATAAACTGCGTTTTTGCTTTTTGCTAAAAGCTCTGATAATTCGATAATTCTTTCTTTTGTAATTCCTGAAGATTTTATAATAGAATTCCAGGATTGTTTTTGCACATGACCTTTTAATTCTTTATAATGATTCACATGTTCTTGAACGAACTCATGATTAATTGCGGAGCCGTATTTGTTTTTTTCCATATCAAACCAGTGCTTGATGATACCGTGCATGAAAGCAATATCTCCACCAATATTTACTTGATAGAAATCATCTGCCACTTTTGTTCCAAATAAAGCAGACTCTGCATTAGAAGGAATCCAATATTGATCCATTGCTGGTTCTTTGTAAGGATTCACAACAATGATTTTAGCACCGCGTTTCTTTGCTTCAAGCATGTATTTTGTTGAAACAGGAGAAGCATTTGACGCTACACTACCAAAGAATAATAGAACATCTGCACCAAACCAATCTTGATAATTTGAAGTAGAGGCACCAACACCAATAGAACGCTTCAGAGCAGTTTTACTTGGAGCGTGGCAAATACGTGAAGCATTGTCAATATTGTTAGCTCCTAGAAAACGTGATACCTTAGCAGCTACATAATAAGATTCATTTGTAATACCTCTAGAAGTAAGGTAGAACGCATAGTTTCTTGGATTTAACTTCTTCATTTTATCAGCAATCATTGTCATTGCTTCATCCCAAGTTAAACGAGAAAATGTTCTTTCACCTTTACGACGGATAAGTGGGTAAGGAATACGACCTAACTTTCTTAGTTCCGTACTGTCATATTTCCTTAATTCATCAATGTCAGAATGTAAGATATCTGCTTTAATGGCAGGAGCTGTATTTAAACGTAACACATTGAATCGTGTAGTACAGGCATGTGGACCTTTAAGAGTTTGGTCATAAAGACCTGAAACGCCTAATGCACATCCATCGCATACACCTTTTGTAAGGATTTTTCCGGCGTATGCAAGGTTATCTCTATTTTCCCATATGATTTTTCCAGTATCGCGGAAGTGTTGCGGCTTTACTTTGCCAAGACCAAATGGAACAGGGCTCACCCAAAATTCAGGACGGATTGCTTTTGTAGCCTTAATTGGTCCTTGATGTTTTGTATCTCCCATGATCTATCAACTCCTAATTTTGTTTGATTTGTAGTCTATTTAAGTTATTAATAATATTTACTATAAAAAAAACCACTGTATACCCATTATTAGAGCGAATACAGTGGTTAAGTCTTTTGCAGGGTCGCTACTAAGTGCCAAACCTAATTATTTTCTTAAGAAAACTTTTGTTCGATGTCTTCATCAAACACGAAGATTGACATCCCAAAATCTTTTTCTATATCAATATCAACAAAAAGTTCTATAAACTTACATTGTAACAATTCCTCCATCTCAACAGGAGGTGTTTTGCGATATAGTTCTTTGACCATTTCAGTTCTAGCGGCTCTTAGCATTTGTTTACCATCTTCACCGGTTGCAATAAATTTTTCAACAGGGGAGAGATTACCTTCCATTTCACATATCGCCCACTTTTTACAAAAAGTGGTTGTAATCTTACTAGGCCCTTTGCCCATATGTTTTTTTCTGAAGGCTCGTACCAAATTGCTAAATTCGGCTTCATATTTATTCATTTCTAAACCCCATTTTCAGATTTTACTTTTAGAGTAGTGTTAGTCATTAGAAATGTCAAATGGTTAACTAGCCTTACGCTCTAGGGCGTTTGCTTCTTGTAGCTTTTTAATATCTACACGAATCACAACTGAGACAAGAAGGGCAACGATAAACATAAATCCGAAAATACTTAGAGTTCCTGAGTAACTATTTGTTGTTTCACGAATCCATGCTGCGATAATCGGACCAGCTAGTCCAGCTGCAGCCCAAGCTGTCAAAATATAACCGTGAATGGCACCAAGTTGTTTTGTTCCAAATAGGTCTCCGATGTAAGCTGGAATTGAAGCAAATCCACCACCATAGCAAGTAAGGATTAAGAAAAGGATTGCTTGAAAAAGGATCGCATGTGTTACATTCGGTAATACAAAGAATGTAACGATTTGAATCGCGAAAAACGCAGTGTATACATTAGGACGACCAATATAATCTGAGATAGAGGCCCAACCAATGCGGCCAAACCCATTAAAAACACCCATTATACCAACCATTGTCGCAGCAGCAGCGGCCGAAAGTCCAGCTATTTCCTGTGCCATTGGAGAGGCGACAGATAAAACTGCAATACCACATGTCACATTAATAAATAACATGACCCATAGATACCAGAAACGTCTTGATTTAACTGCTTCATTAGCAGTTAATTGTGAAAGATCAGTGTTAGCCTTTTTAGTATCATTTTGTAGATGAGCCATATATCCAACTGGCGGTCTTTCTAAGTAAAGTGCTGAAGCAATCATAATGACAAAATAAATAATGCCTAATGTGTAAAATGTGTTTGAAATTCCAACTGATCCAATTAACATAGCCATAATTGGACTAGCAATCATTGCTGCAAAGCCAAAGCCCATAATGGCAAGTCCAGTTGCAAGACCACGGCGATCAGGGAACCATTTTACCAGCGTTGAAACAGGTGTAATATAACCTACCCCAAGTCCTATTCCCCCAAATACCCCATATGTTAAATAAAGTAAAGGCAAGGACTCAATACTTGTCGCAAATCCAGATCCGATAAGGCCTAAACCAAAGAACGTTGCAGAAACAATACCAGACTTTCTTGGACCATGTTTTTCAACAAAATGTCCCATAAAAGCAGCTGATAATCCTAAGAAAAGAATAGCGATACTAAACGTAAAAGATACAGATTTTAATTCCCAACCAAACTTCTCAATAAGTGGGTTTGTAAATACGCTCCAGGCATAAACAGAACCAATAGAAATATGAATTCCTACAGCTGCTAAGGCGATTAACCAGCGATTTTTTGTTTTGTTCATTTTCTTTCTCCCCTTAAATTAGATAGCACAAATTTGAAATGCAAAAACGCCGCAGTCTTCTATAAAAATAGTAAATAAACTATCAATATAGAAAACGCGACGATTAGTCCAAGCAGGTTACGCTACTTTTATCCAATAGTAATCGCTTTCAAGTTTGCAACATGTAAGGTTGTAGACAGGGTCGCTATCACAATTCTTAAATGTTACAAAAATATGAACGTAACTTAATATTACCCTTTCTTCACAAAAGTTTCAATAAAATTTATTGACTTTTGTAAGAAATGAAAGTAATGAAAATTTATCCTTGTCACTTTTATAAAGTTGTGTTTAGATGTTGAGTTAAGAAATCTGTCAGTTTTAGAACTGAGGTGGGATTATTATGGTAAATAAATTAAGCTTAAAACAAAAAATAGTAAAGTATACAAATGGAATACTATTAGAAACAGAGGACGAGATCGTCACTGAATTTCCACTAACAGTCTATATAAATGGTGAGGAATTCGCTACAATGGTATGCAGTCCAACTCATTTTGAAGAGATGGTTATTGGTTTCTTAGCATCAGAGGGTGTTATTCGGTTTAAGGATGAAATAAAAGAACTTCAAATAGATGAAGACCGTGGCTTTGCATACGTAGAATTATATACAGTTACAGTGAAAAATCAGCAATATTTTTCTAAAAGATTTATTGGTTCCTGCTGTGGGAAAAGTAGGCAATTTTATTTTCAAAATGATGTTCA
Encoded here:
- a CDS encoding FdhF/YdeP family oxidoreductase — encoded protein: MGDTKHQGPIKATKAIRPEFWVSPVPFGLGKVKPQHFRDTGKIIWENRDNLAYAGKILTKGVCDGCALGVSGLYDQTLKGPHACTTRFNVLRLNTAPAIKADILHSDIDELRKYDSTELRKLGRIPYPLIRRKGERTFSRLTWDEAMTMIADKMKKLNPRNYAFYLTSRGITNESYYVAAKVSRFLGANNIDNASRICHAPSKTALKRSIGVGASTSNYQDWFGADVLLFFGSVASNASPVSTKYMLEAKKRGAKIIVVNPYKEPAMDQYWIPSNAESALFGTKVADDFYQVNIGGDIAFMHGIIKHWFDMEKNKYGSAINHEFVQEHVNHYKELKGHVQKQSWNSIIKSSGITKERIIELSELLAKSKNAVYIWALGLTMHTFATDNISQVANLALLRGHLGRRNSGLMPFRGHSSVQGAGEMGADPFVLPGGGFDEKNIKRMEKIWGFDIDRWQGDIVGVTLENIVLPEDHERKIKLYYMSGGNFLETMPDPDFIEKALSELEIRVHQDIILNTSTLLDAKEAVIVLPAKTRYEQDGGGTSTSTERMVYFSPQLDGNKNHIEEARSEWKIYVDLAKRVNPDKAHLINFKSGQEIRDEIAITNTDYEGIQHLKKQGDVFQWGGAWLCEDGVCPTPDGKGNLISVDIPDLHKKEGQFVLTTRRGKQFNSMVYKDKDPFNNSERYDVLISKDDAHKLSIAEGEGVVVYNGYGVFQGKAKFANIAKGNLGVHFPEGNFLLPKGRYDKFAGTPDYNITVTIEKAERFNARKDAQYYEKRIADLEVDSPA
- a CDS encoding DUF2294 domain-containing protein, which translates into the protein MNKYEAEFSNLVRAFRKKHMGKGPSKITTTFCKKWAICEMEGNLSPVEKFIATGEDGKQMLRAARTEMVKELYRKTPPVEMEELLQCKFIELFVDIDIEKDFGMSIFVFDEDIEQKFS
- a CDS encoding DUF5634 family protein; its protein translation is MEFQSREEVIRDLQKQMPSIMDEFDVEEIGVYEEEGEGNHYYMGYTVRKNGHVYMINTPYVKNDKKELTQAEETWTIQEEEGESKGYRSLNEVFQKINEKTLH
- a CDS encoding YjcZ family sporulation protein, yielding MSGSVATGGYGAGFALIVVLFILLIIVGTAYVGY
- a CDS encoding four-helix bundle copper-binding protein, which codes for MSHTYGTTPHLHSQVPYEHLLKTVQHCEATCEHMISMLVNHEDAFMRRQQIQLLRDCADICTLMSKYLARGTQLSKSLAQYCSYVCELCGSTCAQFPDPHSQNCAQTCLHCAQECKAFAL
- a CDS encoding L-lactate MFS transporter; protein product: MNKTKNRWLIALAAVGIHISIGSVYAWSVFTNPLIEKFGWELKSVSFTFSIAILFLGLSAAFMGHFVEKHGPRKSGIVSATFFGLGLIGSGFATSIESLPLLYLTYGVFGGIGLGVGYITPVSTLVKWFPDRRGLATGLAIMGFGFAAMIASPIMAMLIGSVGISNTFYTLGIIYFVIMIASALYLERPPVGYMAHLQNDTKKANTDLSQLTANEAVKSRRFWYLWVMLFINVTCGIAVLSVASPMAQEIAGLSAAAAATMVGIMGVFNGFGRIGWASISDYIGRPNVYTAFFAIQIVTFFVLPNVTHAILFQAILFLILTCYGGGFASIPAYIGDLFGTKQLGAIHGYILTAWAAAGLAGPIIAAWIRETTNSYSGTLSIFGFMFIVALLVSVVIRVDIKKLQEANALERKAS